From a region of the Bacillus smithii genome:
- the tnpC gene encoding IS66 family transposase, producing MMKNLKNPTQNPFELIEKLQQQIVELTAKLRWYEEQYRLSQKRKFGSSSEKTNPNQLELPLFNEAEVESNVKAEEPTVETITYRRKKKRGQRQATFENLPMETIEYRLPEEEQVCSCCGEKTHEMSTEVRQELVIIPAQVKVLKHVRYVYGCRHCERNEIETPIVTAPAPKSVYPKSLASPSSMAYIMNQKYVEGLPLYRQEQQFKRLGVILSRQTMANWMLYGAEKWLAPIYQRMKEHLLSKDILHADETTVQVLHEPGRSSTSKSYMWLYRTGREDPPLVLYDYQETRAGEHAKEFLKGFKGYLHVDGYAGYHKVSGVTLVGCWAHARRKFDEALNVLPESKRHSAVTVREGLNFCNQLFAIERDLKECTPEERYKKRLKHSQPLLEAFSAWLKTEKSNVLPKSLLGQAITYCLNQWEKLVAFLEDGRLEIDNNRSERSIKPFVIGRKNWIFSNTPKGAKASSIIYSIVETAKENKLNPFYYLRYLFERLPNMDISNMDELDQLLPWSKTIPLNCRVFNNLSQ from the coding sequence ATGATGAAAAATTTAAAGAATCCTACCCAAAACCCATTTGAATTAATTGAAAAACTTCAACAGCAAATCGTTGAATTGACGGCGAAATTACGATGGTATGAAGAACAGTATCGTCTTAGTCAAAAACGAAAATTTGGCTCTTCAAGCGAAAAAACAAATCCTAATCAATTAGAACTACCTTTATTCAATGAAGCAGAGGTAGAGTCTAATGTAAAAGCCGAAGAGCCAACTGTTGAAACAATTACATATCGTCGTAAAAAGAAACGTGGTCAACGTCAAGCTACGTTTGAAAACCTGCCTATGGAAACGATTGAATATCGTTTACCCGAAGAAGAGCAGGTCTGTTCGTGTTGCGGTGAAAAAACACACGAAATGAGCACAGAAGTACGACAAGAATTAGTGATTATTCCGGCTCAAGTCAAAGTTTTAAAACACGTTCGATATGTCTATGGATGCCGTCATTGTGAGCGTAATGAAATAGAGACACCAATCGTTACAGCACCTGCCCCAAAATCTGTGTATCCAAAAAGTTTAGCTTCACCGTCAAGCATGGCATATATTATGAATCAAAAATATGTAGAGGGGCTACCTCTATATCGCCAAGAACAACAGTTCAAACGATTAGGTGTGATCTTATCCAGGCAAACCATGGCCAATTGGATGCTTTATGGTGCCGAAAAATGGCTTGCGCCAATTTATCAACGAATGAAAGAGCATCTCCTCTCTAAAGACATTCTACATGCGGATGAAACAACTGTTCAGGTTTTACATGAACCTGGAAGGTCAAGTACATCGAAATCTTACATGTGGCTTTATCGGACTGGAAGAGAGGATCCACCACTTGTCCTTTATGACTATCAGGAAACTAGAGCAGGAGAACATGCCAAAGAATTCCTAAAAGGGTTTAAAGGATACCTGCATGTCGATGGATATGCAGGATACCATAAGGTATCCGGCGTAACATTAGTTGGATGTTGGGCTCATGCCCGCAGAAAGTTCGATGAGGCTTTAAACGTACTTCCTGAATCCAAACGTCATTCAGCAGTCACAGTTCGGGAAGGACTCAATTTCTGTAATCAGCTATTTGCCATCGAGCGTGATTTGAAAGAATGTACACCAGAAGAACGATATAAAAAACGACTTAAACACAGCCAACCATTGTTGGAGGCTTTTTCAGCATGGCTAAAAACAGAGAAAAGCAATGTTTTACCAAAGAGTCTATTAGGTCAAGCCATTACATACTGCCTCAACCAATGGGAAAAACTCGTGGCATTTTTAGAGGATGGACGTTTAGAAATCGATAATAATCGAAGTGAACGATCCATTAAACCATTTGTGATCGGTAGGAAGAACTGGATTTTTAGCAATACTCCGAAAGGAGCTAAGGCCAGCTCAATCATTTACAGTATTGTGGAGACAGCAAAAGAGAATAAATTAAATCCATTTTATTATCTTCGCTACTTATTTGAAAGGCTTCCCAATA